From one Pogoniulus pusillus isolate bPogPus1 chromosome 37, bPogPus1.pri, whole genome shotgun sequence genomic stretch:
- the MATN1 gene encoding cartilage matrix protein: MDRIFSALLLSLLLLLQSYGACGAPPQPRGTLCRTKPTDLVFIIDSSRSVRPQEFERVKVFMSRVIEGLDVGPNSTRVGVINYASAVKNEFSLKTHQTKAGLLQAVRRIEPLSTGTMTGLAIQFAISRAFSDSEGARVRSPNFNKVAIVVTDGRPQDGVQEVSARARAAGIELFAIGVGRVDMQTLRQMASEPLDDHVDYVESYSVIEKLTHKFQEAFCVVSDLCATGDHDCEQICISTPGAYKCACKEGFTLNSDGKTCSACSGGLGSALDLVFLIDGSKSVRPENFELVKKFINQIVDSLEVSEKQAQVGLVQYSSSVRQEFPLGQFKSKKDIKAAVKKMSYMEKGTMTGQALKYLVDSSFSIINGARPGVPKVGIVFTDGRSQDYISDAAKKAKDLGFKMFAVGVGNAVEDELREIASEPVAEHYFYTADFRTISKIGKKLQMKICVEEDPCECKSIVKFQTKVEDLINSLQKKLDAVAKRIAALENKII, from the exons atGGACAGGAttttctctgccttgctgctctctttgctgcttctcctccagagTTATGGAGCTTGTGGGGCACCTCCACAGCCAAGAG gCACCCTGTGCAGAACCAAACCCACCGACCTGGTGTTCATCATCGACAGCTCCCGCAGCGTGCGCCCGCAGGAGTTTGAGAGAGTCAAAGTCTTCATGTCCAGAGTGATTGAGGGGCTTGATGTGGGCCCCAACTCCACCCGAGTGGGGGTCATCAATTATGCCAGTGCTGTCAAGAATGAGTTCTCCCTCAAGACTCACCAAACCAAAGCTGGGCTCCTGCAAGCGGTCCGAAGGATAGAGCCGCTCTCCACTGGCACCATGACTGGCCTGGCCATCCAGTTTGCCATCAGCAGAGCCTTCAGTGACTCTGAAGGGGCCAGGGTGAGGTCTCCCAATTTTAATAAG GTGGCAATCGTGGTGACCGACGGGCGGCCCCAGGACGGAGTGCAGGAGGTGTCAGCGAGGGCCAGGGCAGCTGGCATCGAGCTCTTTGCCATCGGGGTGGGCAGGGTGGACATGCAGACGCTGAGGCAAATGGCCAGCGAGCCCCTGGATGACCATGTGGACTACGTGGAGAGCTACAGCGTCATCGAGAAGCTGACCCACAAGTTCCAGGAAGCTTTCTGTG TGGTGTCAGACCTGTGTGCCACTGGAGACCACGACTGTGAGCAGATCTGTATCAGCACCCCAGGAGCCTACAAGTGTGCTTGCAAAGAGGGCTTCACACTGAACAGCGATGGGAAGACCTGCAGTG CTTGCAGTGGAGGGTTAGGATCTGCCCTGGATCTCGTGTTCCTGATCGATGGCTCCAAGAGTGTGAGGCCTGAGAACTTTGAGCTGGTGAAGAAATTCATCAACCAAATTGTGGACTCTCTGGAGGTGTCAGAGAAGCAAGCCCAAGTTGGCCTGGTTCAGTACTCCAGCTCTGTCAGACAGGAGTTTCCACTGGGGCAGTTCAAGagcaagaaggacatcaaggcagCAGTCAAGAAGATGTCCTACATGGAGAAAGGAACAATGACAGGCCAGGCTCTGAAGTACCTGGTTGACAGTTCCTTTTCCATCATCAATGGAGCTAGGCCTGGGGTCCCCAAGGTGGGCATAGTCTTCACTGATGGACGATCACAAGACTACATCTCTGATGCTGCTAAGAAAGCCAAAGACTTAG GCTTTAAGATGTTTGCTGTGGGAGTTGGCAACGCAGTGGAGGATGAGCTGAGGGAAATTGCTTCAGAACCAGTAGCTGAGCACTACTTCTACACAGCTGACTTCAGAACCATCAGCAAGATCGGGAAGAAGCTGCAGATGAAAATCTGCGTTG